One segment of Alistipes finegoldii DSM 17242 DNA contains the following:
- the ispE gene encoding 4-(cytidine 5'-diphospho)-2-C-methyl-D-erythritol kinase, whose amino-acid sequence MILRANCKINLGLDILRRRADGYHDLETVMFPVRGLYDEVEVVRTAGAGVDFRAEGLAVDCEPEQNICIRAFRLMHDRYGVDGVAIRLDKRVPFGAGLGGGSSDGTAVLLALDRLFDLHLPEAELIARAAELGSDTPFFVRNTPQFCTGRGEIMSPFPLDLAGLTLVIVKPDEGVSTREAYAGVRPRVPSVPLAERLRRPVAEWQEIVTNDFEPHIFAAHPAIRASKRNLLDAGALYASMSGSGSAVFGLFDRPEKAESLRSQTPFIFSL is encoded by the coding sequence ATGATCTTACGGGCAAACTGCAAAATAAATCTGGGGCTGGATATCCTGCGCCGCCGTGCGGACGGTTATCACGACCTCGAAACGGTGATGTTTCCCGTGCGCGGACTTTACGACGAAGTCGAGGTCGTGCGCACGGCCGGGGCGGGCGTGGATTTCCGCGCCGAAGGGCTCGCGGTGGACTGCGAACCCGAACAGAATATCTGTATCAGGGCTTTCCGGCTGATGCACGACCGTTACGGCGTGGACGGCGTCGCTATCCGGCTCGACAAGCGGGTGCCGTTCGGCGCCGGGCTGGGTGGCGGTTCGTCCGACGGCACGGCGGTTCTGCTGGCTCTCGACCGGCTTTTCGACCTGCATCTGCCCGAAGCGGAGCTGATCGCCCGCGCCGCCGAGCTGGGCAGCGATACGCCGTTCTTCGTGCGCAACACCCCGCAGTTCTGCACCGGACGGGGTGAGATCATGTCGCCTTTCCCGCTCGACCTTGCGGGGCTGACCCTCGTGATCGTGAAGCCGGACGAGGGGGTCTCTACGCGCGAAGCCTATGCGGGCGTACGTCCGCGGGTGCCCTCCGTGCCGCTTGCCGAGCGTCTGCGGCGTCCCGTCGCGGAGTGGCAGGAGATTGTGACCAACGATTTCGAACCGCATATCTTCGCCGCGCATCCCGCCATCCGCGCATCCAAGCGGAACTTACTCGATGCTGGTGCCCTTTACGCTTCGATGTCGGGCAGCGGCTCTGCGGTTTTCGGGCTGTTCGACCGTCCCGAAAAAGCAGAGAGCCTGCGGTCGCAGACTCCCTTCATCTTTTCGTTGTAG
- the secA gene encoding preprotein translocase subunit SecA, whose translation MDIAASLIKLIFGSKADKDRKQIEPYLEKIKAVYPAIEALSNDELRARSEALKKQIADFIAADEARIVELKAKLELAETSLEEKEKVSKEIDETTKRIDEKIEEKLDEILPEAFAIMKDTARRFAQNETVVVTANDFDRDLAAVKDFVTIEGDKAVYANHWMAGGNDLKWDMIHYDVQLFGGVVLHKGKIAEMATGEGKTLVATLPVFLNALAKKGVHLVTVNNYLAKRDSEWMGPMYQFHGLSVACIDDTQPNSDARRKAYMADITFGTNNEYGFDYLRDNMASSPADLVQRKHHFAIVDEVDSVLIDDARTPLIISGPVPKGDDQMFEQYRPAIDHLYNLQKNLVTGLLAEARQLIAEGKNDEGGVKLYRAHKGLPKYKPLIKYLSETGVKALMQKTENTYMQDNNRRMPEITDDLFFVIDEKLNSVELTDKGHEVLSKYFNEDGFFVMPDIGAEVAELEKSDLSAEERARKRDEVINDYSIKSERVHTVHQLLKAYAMFEKDVEYVVMDNKVKIVDEQTGRILDGRRYSDGLHQAIEAKEHVKVEAATQTFATITLQNYFRMYHKLAGMTGTAETEASEFWSIYKLDVVVIPTNRPVVRDDRQDLIYKTKREKYNAVIEEIVKLVEAGRPVLVGTTSVEISELLSRMLKLRNIKHNVLNAKQHQLEAQVVAEAGRSGQVTIATNMAGRGTDIKLTPEVKQAGGLAIIGTERHESRRVDRQLRGRAGRQGDPGSSQFFVSLEDDLMRLFGSGRIASMMDRMGLKEGEVIQAGMMTRAIERAQKKVEENNFGIRKRLLEYDDVMNSQREVIYTRRRHALYGERIEIDLNNIMYDYADNFVETNRGIEFEDFRFELIREVAVEPSFGEETYGSAKPAELVELIVKDLKETYARRAKAVADTVRPVMERIYEDKKDQLDSNIYFPITDGHLGYNVPVNLLKCKNTDGAEIYKIFSKVVMFTTIDDAWREHLREMDDLRQSVQNATYEQKDPLLIYKFESFGLFSKMIVKVNRDVLSILNKAYIPVRDQNAEAVQRQRQERAKVDVNKLQASRMQAAAQAGQQDKQKPMPMHVEKKVGRNDPCPCGSGKKYKQCHGKGM comes from the coding sequence ATGGATATAGCTGCCAGTTTAATCAAACTCATCTTCGGCTCCAAAGCCGACAAGGACCGCAAGCAGATCGAGCCTTATCTCGAAAAGATCAAAGCCGTCTACCCTGCCATAGAAGCCCTTTCCAACGACGAACTGCGCGCCCGAAGCGAAGCGCTGAAGAAGCAGATCGCCGATTTCATCGCAGCCGACGAAGCCCGCATCGTGGAGCTGAAAGCCAAGCTGGAGTTGGCCGAGACATCGCTCGAAGAGAAGGAGAAGGTCTCGAAGGAGATCGACGAGACGACCAAACGCATCGACGAAAAGATCGAGGAGAAACTCGACGAAATACTGCCCGAAGCGTTCGCCATCATGAAGGACACCGCGCGCCGCTTCGCCCAGAACGAGACGGTAGTGGTCACGGCCAACGATTTCGACCGCGATCTGGCCGCCGTCAAGGATTTCGTAACCATCGAGGGCGACAAGGCCGTATACGCCAATCACTGGATGGCCGGCGGCAACGACCTCAAGTGGGACATGATCCACTACGACGTACAGCTGTTCGGCGGCGTTGTGCTCCACAAAGGCAAGATCGCCGAGATGGCGACGGGCGAAGGAAAGACCCTCGTGGCGACGCTCCCCGTATTCCTCAACGCCCTCGCAAAAAAGGGCGTGCACCTCGTGACGGTCAATAACTATCTGGCCAAGCGCGACTCGGAGTGGATGGGGCCGATGTACCAGTTCCACGGGCTGTCGGTGGCCTGCATCGACGACACGCAGCCCAACTCCGACGCCCGGCGCAAGGCATACATGGCCGACATCACTTTCGGCACGAACAACGAATACGGCTTCGACTACCTGCGCGACAACATGGCTTCGTCGCCCGCCGACCTCGTACAGCGCAAGCACCACTTCGCCATCGTCGACGAGGTGGACTCCGTATTGATCGACGACGCACGTACGCCGCTTATCATTTCGGGTCCCGTGCCCAAAGGCGACGACCAGATGTTCGAGCAGTACCGCCCGGCCATCGACCACCTCTACAACCTGCAGAAGAACCTCGTGACGGGGCTGCTGGCGGAAGCCCGCCAGCTCATCGCCGAGGGCAAGAACGACGAAGGCGGCGTGAAACTCTACCGTGCGCACAAAGGTCTGCCCAAATACAAGCCGCTGATCAAATACCTCTCGGAAACGGGCGTCAAGGCGCTGATGCAGAAGACCGAAAACACTTACATGCAGGACAACAACCGCCGCATGCCCGAAATCACCGACGACCTGTTCTTCGTCATCGACGAGAAACTCAACTCGGTGGAACTGACGGACAAAGGCCATGAAGTGCTGTCGAAATACTTCAACGAGGACGGATTTTTCGTGATGCCCGACATCGGTGCGGAAGTGGCCGAGCTGGAAAAGAGCGATCTCTCGGCCGAGGAACGCGCCCGCAAACGCGACGAGGTGATCAACGACTACTCGATCAAGTCGGAGCGCGTGCACACGGTGCATCAGCTGCTCAAGGCCTACGCCATGTTCGAGAAGGATGTCGAATACGTGGTGATGGACAACAAGGTGAAGATCGTCGACGAGCAGACGGGCCGTATTCTCGACGGACGCCGCTATTCGGACGGACTGCATCAGGCGATCGAAGCCAAGGAGCACGTCAAGGTCGAAGCCGCGACGCAGACATTCGCGACGATCACCCTTCAGAACTACTTCCGCATGTACCACAAGCTGGCCGGTATGACCGGTACGGCCGAAACCGAGGCTTCGGAGTTCTGGAGCATCTACAAACTCGACGTCGTGGTGATTCCGACCAACCGTCCCGTGGTCCGCGACGACCGTCAGGACCTGATCTACAAGACCAAGCGCGAGAAATACAACGCCGTGATCGAAGAGATCGTGAAGCTGGTCGAAGCGGGCCGTCCGGTGCTGGTGGGTACCACGTCGGTCGAGATCTCGGAGTTGCTGAGCCGCATGCTCAAGCTCCGCAACATCAAGCATAACGTTCTGAATGCCAAGCAGCACCAGCTGGAGGCCCAAGTCGTGGCCGAGGCCGGACGTTCGGGACAGGTGACCATTGCGACCAACATGGCCGGCCGCGGTACCGACATCAAGCTCACGCCCGAAGTCAAGCAGGCCGGAGGTCTGGCGATCATCGGCACCGAACGCCACGAAAGCCGCCGTGTGGACCGCCAGCTGCGCGGACGCGCCGGACGTCAGGGCGACCCCGGATCGTCGCAGTTCTTCGTATCGCTCGAAGACGACCTGATGCGTCTGTTCGGTTCGGGCCGCATCGCCTCGATGATGGACCGCATGGGACTCAAGGAGGGCGAGGTGATTCAGGCCGGCATGATGACGCGCGCCATCGAGCGTGCGCAGAAGAAGGTCGAGGAGAACAACTTCGGCATCCGTAAGCGTCTGCTGGAATACGACGATGTGATGAACTCGCAGCGCGAGGTGATCTACACCCGCCGCCGTCACGCACTCTACGGCGAGCGCATCGAGATCGACCTCAACAACATCATGTACGACTACGCCGACAATTTCGTGGAGACCAACCGCGGCATCGAGTTCGAGGATTTCCGCTTCGAGCTGATCCGCGAAGTGGCCGTAGAACCGTCGTTCGGCGAAGAGACCTACGGCTCGGCGAAGCCCGCCGAACTGGTGGAACTGATCGTCAAAGACCTCAAGGAGACCTATGCACGCCGTGCCAAGGCCGTGGCCGACACGGTACGCCCCGTCATGGAGCGCATCTACGAGGACAAGAAGGATCAGCTGGATTCGAACATCTACTTCCCGATTACGGACGGCCATCTGGGCTACAACGTCCCGGTGAACCTGCTGAAATGCAAGAACACGGACGGCGCGGAGATCTACAAGATATTCTCGAAAGTGGTGATGTTCACCACCATCGACGACGCATGGCGCGAGCACCTGCGCGAAATGGACGACCTGCGCCAGAGCGTGCAGAACGCCACCTACGAGCAGAAAGACCCGCTGCTGATCTACAAGTTCGAATCGTTCGGACTCTTCTCGAAGATGATCGTCAAGGTCAACCGCGACGTGCTGTCGATCCTCAACAAGGCCTACATTCCGGTGCGGGACCAGAACGCCGAAGCCGTACAGCGCCAGCGTCAGGAGCGCGCCAAGGTGGACGTGAACAAACTGCAGGCTTCGCGCATGCAGGCGGCGGCACAGGCCGGGCAGCAGGACAAACAGAAACCGATGCCGATGCACGTCGAGAAGAAAGTGGGCCGCAACGATCCCTGCCCCTGCGGAAGCGGCAAGAAATACAAACAGTGCCACGGCAAAGGAATGTAA
- a CDS encoding SufE family protein has product MDKIQEEIIEEFSVFDDWLDKYDYLIGLSDSLPAIPAEHRTVQYLIEGCQSRVWVDARMEQGRVYYAADSDAIITKGIIALLIRVLNGRTPQEILDTELYFIDAIGLSANLSPTRSNGLLSMVKQMRLYALAFASKDGANEK; this is encoded by the coding sequence ATGGATAAGATACAGGAGGAGATCATCGAGGAGTTCTCGGTATTCGACGACTGGCTCGACAAATACGACTACCTCATCGGTCTGAGCGATTCGTTGCCGGCCATCCCCGCCGAGCACCGCACCGTGCAGTACCTGATCGAGGGATGCCAGTCGCGCGTGTGGGTGGACGCCCGCATGGAGCAGGGCCGGGTCTATTACGCCGCAGACAGCGACGCCATAATCACCAAGGGCATCATCGCCCTGCTGATCCGCGTGCTGAACGGTCGCACGCCGCAGGAGATTCTCGACACGGAGCTCTATTTCATCGACGCCATCGGCCTGAGCGCAAACCTCTCGCCCACGCGGTCGAACGGCTTGTTGTCAATGGTCAAGCAGATGCGGCTCTATGCGCTGGCCTTCGCGAGCAAGGACGGTGCGAACGAAAAATAA
- a CDS encoding metal-sulfur cluster assembly factor: MTPKEILKVEKEIVLTLKNIYDPEIPVNIYDLGLIYEIDYTPDGVANIRMTLTAPNCPMADMLVEDVNQQVAKVKGVKSVNVILTFDPVWDKSMMSEEALLELNLF; this comes from the coding sequence ATGACACCCAAAGAGATACTGAAGGTCGAGAAGGAGATCGTCCTTACGCTCAAGAACATATACGATCCCGAAATCCCGGTAAACATCTACGATCTGGGACTGATCTACGAGATCGACTACACGCCCGACGGCGTCGCCAACATCCGCATGACGCTCACCGCGCCCAACTGCCCGATGGCCGACATGCTCGTCGAAGACGTAAACCAGCAGGTAGCCAAGGTCAAAGGCGTGAAGTCGGTGAACGTGATTCTCACGTTCGATCCCGTATGGGACAAAAGCATGATGTCGGAAGAGGCACTGCTGGAGCTCAATCTGTTTTAG
- a CDS encoding glycosyltransferase: protein MKKISIIIPLYNLEGLIGKCIASALDQDLPPEEYEVIVVDDGSTDGSLAAAQRAACGHANVQVHAKPNEGVSMARNYGTERAAGRYVMYVDADDYLSPGVLGRLTQIMDRERLDMLCFDMAGVDEHGGDLPLWSDGLFARGGGEVQSGRDFLRRDCFLPMACAYVYDRTMLERHGLGMLPMRHEDEEFTPRAIYFAKRIRYVPIRVYNYLQHNGSFMGSYDPKRRSDFVRAMKSLTDFAARIEESDPEGARLMRLHVGKTMFFACKQTILGRQGNAREMLRDARQRGVMPLAFRKYNFRHFLINRTPALFVLYYRLHKRR, encoded by the coding sequence ATGAAAAAAATCAGCATCATAATTCCGCTGTACAACCTCGAAGGGCTGATCGGCAAGTGTATCGCTTCGGCCCTCGATCAGGACCTGCCGCCCGAAGAGTACGAAGTGATCGTGGTGGACGACGGATCGACCGACGGTTCGTTGGCCGCAGCGCAGCGGGCGGCCTGCGGGCATGCGAACGTCCAAGTGCACGCCAAACCCAACGAAGGCGTAAGCATGGCCCGGAATTACGGCACGGAGCGCGCCGCGGGCAGATATGTCATGTACGTGGATGCAGACGACTACCTTTCGCCCGGCGTTCTCGGACGGCTGACGCAGATCATGGACCGGGAGCGGCTCGACATGCTCTGTTTCGACATGGCGGGCGTCGACGAACACGGCGGCGACCTTCCGCTCTGGAGCGACGGGCTTTTCGCACGCGGCGGCGGGGAGGTGCAGAGCGGACGCGATTTCCTGCGTCGGGACTGCTTCCTGCCCATGGCCTGCGCCTACGTCTACGACCGGACGATGCTCGAACGGCATGGACTCGGCATGCTCCCGATGCGGCACGAGGACGAAGAGTTCACCCCGCGCGCCATTTACTTCGCAAAACGGATCCGATATGTCCCGATCCGGGTGTACAACTACCTGCAGCACAACGGATCGTTCATGGGAAGCTACGATCCGAAGCGCCGCTCGGACTTTGTCCGGGCGATGAAAAGCCTGACCGACTTCGCGGCCCGTATCGAAGAAAGCGATCCGGAAGGCGCACGCCTGATGCGGCTGCACGTGGGCAAAACGATGTTTTTCGCCTGCAAACAGACGATACTCGGCAGACAGGGCAACGCCCGCGAAATGCTGCGCGACGCCCGGCAGCGGGGAGTCATGCCGCTCGCATTCCGCAAATACAACTTCCGCCATTTCCTGATAAACCGCACCCCCGCGCTTTTCGTCCTCTATTACCGGCTCCACAAAAGACGGTGA
- a CDS encoding deoxycytidylate deaminase, whose amino-acid sequence MGYNEEKQRQLDIRYLRMARIWAENSYCVRRKVGALIVKDKMIISDGYNGTPSGFENICEDENGHTKPYVLHAEANAITKVAKSANNCDGSTLYITAAPCIECSKLIIQAGIKRVVYCEEYRSEEGLNLLRKVGIECVQHAMEDC is encoded by the coding sequence ATGGGCTACAACGAAGAAAAACAACGTCAGCTGGATATCCGCTACCTGCGCATGGCGCGCATCTGGGCGGAGAATTCGTACTGCGTGCGCCGCAAGGTCGGAGCGCTGATCGTCAAGGACAAGATGATCATATCCGACGGTTACAACGGCACGCCTTCGGGGTTCGAGAACATCTGCGAGGATGAAAACGGCCACACCAAGCCCTATGTCCTCCACGCCGAAGCCAACGCCATCACCAAGGTCGCCAAAAGCGCCAACAACTGCGACGGCTCGACGCTCTACATCACCGCCGCCCCCTGCATCGAATGTTCGAAGCTGATCATTCAGGCTGGTATCAAACGGGTGGTGTACTGCGAGGAATACCGCTCGGAAGAGGGGCTGAATCTGCTGCGCAAAGTAGGCATCGAATGCGTCCAGCACGCAATGGAAGATTGCTGA
- a CDS encoding DUF2851 family protein, whose product MTAEREQRAMNRLRAGAGAYACGGFLAGQSALQRSEICTSLLFDRLERKMRMVEALRHEAAENWNQTFYLLYFRTLGDRQNQEAYLTLARRVSYKTVLRERLAPHAVESLLFGASGLLALYPHDTYTLNLARNFEYLAAKYDIEPMQAGAWQLGDIRPANHPVLRLAQAAEFFAQDEFVMERAMACRTEEEIRRLFCVEASDYWRTHHIPGIAGDDRPKRLGTFKANIIGINLVSVLQFAYGSYTGREALRDSALTLLERLPAEDNRYMRGWHDAGLTPRSAFESQALLQLATEYCAAKRCAECPVGRRILNNLKIGNN is encoded by the coding sequence ATGACGGCGGAGCGGGAACAGCGCGCGATGAACCGGCTTCGGGCCGGAGCCGGGGCTTACGCCTGCGGCGGATTCCTCGCGGGACAGTCAGCCTTGCAGCGCAGCGAGATATGCACGTCGCTGCTCTTCGACCGGCTCGAACGCAAAATGCGCATGGTGGAGGCGCTGCGGCACGAAGCGGCGGAGAACTGGAACCAGACCTTCTACCTGCTCTACTTCCGCACGCTGGGCGACCGTCAGAATCAGGAAGCCTACCTCACGCTGGCGCGGCGCGTATCCTACAAAACCGTTCTGCGCGAACGGCTGGCGCCGCATGCCGTCGAATCGCTGCTTTTCGGAGCGTCGGGACTGCTGGCGCTCTATCCGCACGACACCTACACGCTCAACCTCGCCCGCAATTTCGAATATCTGGCGGCCAAATACGACATCGAACCGATGCAGGCCGGAGCTTGGCAGCTGGGCGACATACGCCCGGCCAACCACCCCGTACTGCGGCTGGCGCAAGCCGCGGAATTCTTCGCTCAGGACGAGTTCGTCATGGAGCGCGCCATGGCCTGCCGCACGGAAGAGGAGATCCGGCGGCTCTTCTGCGTCGAGGCCTCGGATTACTGGCGGACGCACCATATTCCGGGAATCGCAGGCGACGACAGGCCCAAGCGTCTGGGGACTTTCAAGGCCAACATCATCGGCATCAACCTCGTCTCGGTGCTGCAATTCGCCTACGGCAGCTACACCGGACGCGAAGCCCTGCGCGACAGCGCCCTGACGCTGCTCGAACGCCTGCCCGCGGAGGACAACCGTTACATGCGCGGCTGGCACGACGCGGGGCTGACGCCCCGCAGCGCCTTCGAGTCGCAGGCCCTGTTGCAGCTGGCGACGGAATACTGCGCCGCCAAACGGTGCGCGGAGTGCCCCGTCGGGCGGCGCATCCTGAACAATCTGAAAATCGGAAACAACTAA
- a CDS encoding glycosyltransferase family 2 protein → MQKQTPLISVIMPLYNAERFVGESIENVLRQTVGDFELIVIDDASTDASAEIARAYAAKDNRIVLMHNELNSGAARTRNRALDAARGKFITFMDADDLCSPERFAKQLAFFERHPQTDICGSYYTMFGTRGGENDELKIQVPLTHEEIQYQLFFGCPFGMSSVMLRSEPFKRTGIRFRECMAEDYQLWVDLSEHLRMANIPEYLTFYRRWEDQISTRQLDRQTLSAQLTQQEQLARKLGVRLSDDEARIFTRFSLRTGEVKKRELASYRRILTRLYKAGIRHSHDPKLLKRQLMRRYKMACGLFYPSWRVWIHKRLFLVRLLAS, encoded by the coding sequence ATGCAAAAACAAACACCACTGATCAGCGTCATCATGCCGCTCTACAATGCGGAGCGATTCGTCGGCGAAAGCATCGAGAACGTCCTCCGGCAAACGGTCGGCGACTTCGAACTGATCGTCATCGACGACGCATCGACCGACGCTTCGGCCGAGATCGCACGCGCCTACGCCGCAAAGGACAACCGCATCGTACTGATGCACAACGAACTCAATTCGGGAGCCGCACGCACCCGCAATCGGGCGCTGGACGCCGCCCGCGGAAAATTCATCACCTTCATGGATGCGGACGACCTCTGCTCTCCGGAACGCTTCGCCAAACAGCTCGCCTTCTTCGAACGACACCCGCAAACCGACATCTGCGGCAGTTACTACACGATGTTCGGCACAAGGGGGGGGGAAAATGACGAACTGAAAATCCAAGTGCCGCTCACCCACGAGGAAATCCAGTACCAACTGTTTTTCGGGTGCCCGTTCGGCATGTCGTCCGTCATGCTGCGCAGCGAACCTTTCAAACGGACCGGCATACGCTTCCGGGAGTGTATGGCCGAAGACTATCAGCTATGGGTCGATCTTTCGGAACACCTCCGCATGGCCAACATTCCGGAGTACCTGACCTTCTACCGCCGATGGGAAGACCAAATCTCGACACGCCAACTGGACCGCCAGACCCTCAGCGCCCAGCTTACCCAGCAGGAACAACTCGCGCGCAAACTGGGCGTCCGGCTCTCGGATGACGAAGCCCGCATCTTCACCCGTTTCTCCCTGCGGACCGGGGAGGTAAAGAAAAGGGAACTCGCCTCGTACCGCCGCATTCTCACACGTCTCTACAAGGCCGGCATCCGGCATTCACACGATCCCAAGCTGCTCAAACGGCAGCTTATGCGCCGGTACAAAATGGCCTGCGGACTCTTCTATCCGTCGTGGAGAGTCTGGATTCACAAGCGTCTGTTCCTCGTCCGACTTCTCGCGTCATGA
- a CDS encoding alkaline phosphatase family protein → MKHKIILLAIAAFAALEVSAARPRLVVNIVVGSMRAEDLSRYADNYGEGGLRRLIDGGTVFADSRYDYQQTTTPVSLATLSTGAMPSTHGVIGSRWRDYVANEAVELIAGRNGAGPYNLIAPTLSEALLQHEPGSKAVTVAAEATSAIVLGGRGGEVFWLDSARCGWTTSPYYAADVPEWVARSNRERYNLSYIAPEWRTLYEKGRYVNSRNWDVILTGKNKKEKDETGSGRLKLTTDFDRMLYTPAGNTAVFGFAKQAIAQFKLGTDGTPDLLNICLDSSRRISEAYGPESVEAEDMYYRLDRDLADFLTFVFAQVKNGEVLVVFTSDHGTSPSYDAGREEADRFNARQFEVIVNGFLNVRYGMGNWVLEYEDKCLYLNHNLIYERGLNLADVQNEVAIFAMQFRGVSHALSATAMRTSYFGSGYARKMQNSFYPRRSGDVIMNLMPGWIEENDRCASSSGSMYGYDTQVPLVFYGFGAGPLRVKRRVDMTAVAPTVARVLEITEPAASEGEVLPEIIDF, encoded by the coding sequence ATGAAGCACAAAATCATTTTACTCGCCATAGCCGCCTTCGCGGCCCTCGAAGTCTCGGCCGCACGGCCCCGGCTGGTCGTTAATATCGTCGTCGGCTCGATGCGCGCCGAGGATCTCTCGCGTTACGCCGACAATTACGGCGAAGGAGGACTCCGGCGCCTGATCGACGGCGGCACGGTCTTCGCCGACAGCCGTTACGACTACCAGCAGACCACCACGCCCGTGTCGCTGGCCACGTTATCGACGGGCGCGATGCCCTCGACGCACGGGGTCATCGGCTCGCGCTGGCGCGACTACGTCGCCAACGAGGCCGTGGAACTGATCGCCGGACGCAACGGCGCAGGCCCCTACAACCTGATCGCCCCGACGCTCTCCGAAGCGCTCCTGCAGCACGAACCCGGCAGCAAGGCCGTCACCGTGGCGGCCGAAGCCACGTCGGCGATCGTCTTGGGCGGACGCGGCGGCGAGGTCTTCTGGCTCGACTCGGCGCGCTGCGGCTGGACCACCTCGCCCTACTACGCCGCCGACGTTCCCGAATGGGTGGCGCGCAGCAACCGCGAACGCTACAACCTCTCGTACATCGCCCCCGAATGGCGGACGCTCTACGAAAAGGGCCGCTACGTCAACTCCCGCAACTGGGACGTAATCCTCACGGGCAAGAACAAAAAGGAGAAGGACGAGACGGGCAGCGGCCGCCTGAAGCTCACCACCGATTTCGACCGGATGCTCTACACCCCGGCGGGCAACACCGCCGTATTCGGCTTCGCCAAGCAGGCCATCGCCCAGTTCAAGCTCGGCACCGACGGCACGCCCGACCTGCTGAACATCTGTCTCGATTCGTCGCGCCGCATCAGCGAAGCCTACGGTCCCGAATCGGTCGAGGCGGAGGACATGTATTACCGGCTCGACCGCGATCTGGCCGACTTTTTGACGTTCGTATTCGCGCAGGTCAAGAACGGCGAAGTGCTCGTCGTATTCACGTCGGACCACGGAACCAGCCCCTCGTACGACGCGGGCCGCGAAGAGGCCGACCGGTTCAACGCCCGGCAGTTCGAGGTGATCGTAAACGGGTTCCTGAACGTCCGCTACGGCATGGGCAACTGGGTGCTGGAGTACGAAGACAAATGCCTCTACCTGAACCACAACCTCATCTACGAGCGGGGACTCAATCTGGCCGACGTGCAGAACGAGGTGGCGATCTTCGCCATGCAGTTCCGCGGCGTCTCGCACGCCCTCTCGGCCACGGCCATGCGCACGAGCTACTTCGGCAGCGGCTACGCCCGCAAGATGCAGAACAGCTTCTATCCCCGGCGTTCGGGCGACGTGATCATGAACCTGATGCCCGGCTGGATCGAGGAGAACGACCGCTGCGCATCGTCGTCGGGTTCGATGTACGGCTACGACACGCAGGTGCCGCTGGTATTTTACGGCTTCGGAGCCGGTCCCCTGCGCGTGAAGCGCCGCGTGGACATGACGGCCGTGGCGCCGACCGTGGCGCGGGTGCTGGAGATCACCGAACCTGCGGCGTCGGAGGGCGAAGTGCTCCCGGAAATCATCGATTTTTAA
- a CDS encoding GSCFA domain-containing protein, producing the protein MKFRTEIEIAPLGTKIGYENRILALGSCFAEHIAGRLAQAKFRVTANPSGILFNPLSIAAALRSYAGEKPVRHSELGFDGELWFHYGFHGSFSAPEADQALAAMNAARKSGAEALRAADRIVLTFGTAWVYEHDGAVVANCHRRPAAEFTRRRLGVDEIVTAFADLMAGPLGGREVILTVSPVRHLGDSLAGNAVSKAALRLAAEELAERFPDVHYFPAYEILNDDLRDYRFYADDLVHPSPQAVEYVWEKFSATVLSEQARRLLPDVRHIVVAAAHRPRNPQSATYREFCRRRLEEIAALPQIDFRTEAEYFRRCIEINS; encoded by the coding sequence ATGAAATTCCGCACCGAAATCGAAATTGCGCCCCTTGGAACGAAGATCGGCTACGAGAACCGCATACTGGCCCTCGGCTCCTGTTTCGCGGAACACATCGCCGGGCGGCTGGCACAGGCAAAATTCCGCGTCACGGCCAATCCTTCGGGCATTCTGTTCAACCCGCTCTCCATCGCCGCCGCGCTGCGCAGCTACGCAGGGGAGAAGCCCGTACGACATTCGGAATTGGGATTCGACGGCGAATTGTGGTTCCATTACGGGTTCCACGGCTCTTTTTCCGCCCCGGAAGCGGACCAAGCCCTCGCGGCGATGAACGCCGCCCGGAAGAGCGGAGCCGAAGCGCTGCGCGCGGCCGACCGGATCGTGCTGACCTTCGGCACGGCGTGGGTCTACGAACACGACGGCGCGGTGGTCGCCAACTGCCACCGCCGGCCCGCCGCGGAGTTCACGCGGCGCAGGCTGGGCGTGGACGAGATCGTCACCGCTTTCGCAGACCTCATGGCAGGTCCGCTCGGCGGCAGGGAGGTGATCCTTACGGTCAGCCCCGTGCGGCATCTCGGCGACTCACTGGCGGGCAACGCCGTGAGCAAAGCCGCACTCCGTCTGGCCGCCGAAGAGCTGGCGGAGCGTTTTCCCGACGTTCACTATTTCCCCGCATACGAAATCCTCAACGACGACCTGCGCGACTACCGGTTCTACGCCGACGATCTGGTGCATCCGTCTCCGCAGGCCGTGGAATACGTCTGGGAGAAGTTCTCGGCGACGGTTCTCTCGGAGCAGGCCCGGCGTCTGCTGCCCGACGTCCGCCATATCGTCGTGGCCGCGGCGCACCGGCCCCGCAACCCGCAGAGCGCAACCTACCGCGAGTTCTGCCGCCGCAGGCTCGAAGAGATCGCGGCGCTGCCGCAGATCGATTTTCGGACCGAAGCGGAATATTTCCGCCGATGTATCGAAATAAATTCGTAA